The following is a genomic window from Niabella soli DSM 19437.
CGCCTTAAAAAGATATTTGATCCCCTTTTGCCGGGACAGTTCCAGGAAAGCCGAATACACCTCCTGTAATAAAGCAACAATGTCTCCTTCGCCCGGTTCAAGCTTTTTCAAACCATTCTCGGTTTTCCGGAATTCCATCAGTTGATCTACCAACTGGTAAAGCCTTCGGGCATTTCCGAGCATGCGCTCATGGTATTTGCGGAGCTTTTTCTCAGGTACATATTTGCCCAGCATTTCCTCCAGCGGAGCAATAATAAGCGTCAGCGGTGTTTTAAATTCATGGGAGATATTGGTGAAAAAATCCATTTTCATCTGGCTCAGGTACTCCGCCTTTTCCCGGTCGTTTCGCTCTTTTTTTAATGCGGTTCTGGCCTTTATGCGTTCATTAATGATACGGTACGCGATATAGGCTATTGATGCCAGCGCCACCAGCACCAGCAAATAAAAACCATTGCTTTGCCACCAGGGCGGTCGCACCCGGATATGCAGGGTACTAATGGGGCTTTTTTCGCCCATCGGGCCAATGGCCTGAACTTCAAATATATAATTGCCGGCCTTCAGATTGGTAAAAGTGGCTTTGGGTATGTTCTCGCATAATTGCCAGTTGTTATCAAATCCCCGGAGCCGGTACTGGTAGCGGATGCTGTTGGGAGCAATGTAGTTGAATGTGCTGAAATAAAGGGTGAACTGTTTGTATTCATGCGAAAGCGTTAGCCGGTCGGTTTCACTGATAGCCTTGTCCAATGCATTGTAATTGCTGCCGGGAGCCACACGCATGTTAAAAATATCCAGGCCGGTAAAAGTAATGCGGAGATCAAAGGGCTTTAGCTGGATGGATCGGGGATAAAAATAAATAAGGCCGTTCAGTCCGCCGAAAAGTATAAGACCATCCCCCGTCCTGCAAAATGCCGGGAGCCCAAATTGCAAACTGCCCATACCTGTTTGATTGTTAAAGACCTGGAGCTTGTCTAATTGATCGTTGAGTTTGATCAACCCCTTGCTGGTAGCGATCCAGATACCCGTTCCATCATCTGGCTGAATGCCAAAGATGGCGCCCTCAATGGAATGATCGGGGCCGGTATAGGGAACAAAGCGGTTTTGGCGTTCATCAAAAAGGTTCAACCCATCCCGGGTACCCACCCAGATGCGGCCTTTCTGATCTTCGGCAATACAATTCACCAGTTCGTTGGTAAGGGTGGTACCGGCATATATATCAAGGCGGCTGAGATCTGGGGTCAGTGCGTTCATGCCATTGATGGTGCCGATCCAGATACGGCCTTTCTGATCCTGTAATAACGATGTGATCCCTTCGGAGCTGAGATGTTTTCCCGGAAGCACCTGGTCAAAGGTTGTAAAGCGCTGTTGCTGAGGGTCAAAGCGGTTGATTCCGGACCGTGTGCCGATCCAGATCCGGTCTTGCTGATCCCGGAGCAGCGCATGCACCATATCGCCGCTGATGGAAGCCGGGTTCTTGGGATCGTGCTGGTATCTTTTTACTGCCCCGGTTTTTCTATTGATCACATTCAGGCCTTCGTTGAAAGTACCGATCAGCGCATCGCCGTTCTTGTCAAATGCGATCGCCTTAATATTATTGGAGCTGATACTATTGGAAGCGGTTTCCGAATGCATAAAATAAGTAAGCTGGTTGGTTTTCCGGTTCCAGATATCCAGCCCCTTATCATTGGTGCCAATCCAGATATTCTGATCCGGGTCTTCCTTTATAATGCTCACCACCTGGTCGTTCAGCAATACATTGCCGGTAGTTTGACTGAGGATATTAAAACGAATATCGTCCTTACTATAATAATTCAGCCCCCCGAAAAAAGTACCCAGCCACATGCCGTTTTGCCGGTCTTTGAAAAGACAACGAACGGAATTCTGGCTGAGGGTAAGCTGCCGGTCCGATTGATGATCAAAATTGCTGAATATTCCACTACGGGTATCCAGGATAGAAAGCCCCCTGAACGTACCGATCCATAAGTTGCCGTCCTGATCCCAGGCGAGGCTGCGGATATCATTATCAATAAGACTGTTGGCGCTTTGTGGCTGGTGAAGGTATTGGGTAACCTGGCCGGTCTTCAGGTTCAGGCAAAAAAGCCCCCCGCTTTCGGAGCCCATCCACAGCAGTTGTCCCTGTTGCTGCAAGGCGTTGATACTGGCATTGATCCCCCCCGGTTGCCGGGAGCTTGCTGTTTTGGTGGCAGGGTCCAGATCGTATACGCCTTTATCCGTAGCTAAAAACAAATGATTGTTGATAAAAAGCAACTGCTGAATGGTGGTGATGGGCACACCCTTTACGCGATAGGGATAAGCGGTGAAATGATTGGTTGCCCGATCAAAATAATAGATCTCACCGGTATTGGCAGCAATCCACAGCCGGTTGTCTGGGTCGGCAGTAATGCTGGAAATATACCATTCTCCCGGTTTTACGGGCAAAGGGTAATTGTCGAACTGTTCTGTTTTGTAACTGTAAGCACTAATGCCTTTGTTGCCGCCGATCCATAAGGTTCCCTGCTGGTCTGCATACAAACTTCTGATATAGCTGGAGAAAAGGCTGCGGCTATCTTTTTTATTCGGACGGAAAACGGTAAAAGTTTTGCCGTCATAACGGTTCAATCCATCCTGTGTGCCCACCCAAATAAACCCAATCCGGTCCTGTTGTATAACAAATACAGTGCTTTGCGACAGTCCCTGAGCTACTGAAATGGTTCTGAAATATTTGTTTTCGGCAATAGTTGTAATGGATTGCCCCGATGTGAAATTATAACACAGTAAGCAGTGTAGTACTACCCAAAAGACGCCTCTTTTCATCGTCAGCTAATTTAAGCACTAATTCAGGTTGTTGGTGTTTTTTTGGCGTATCTTTTAATGCCGAATCTGTTTTTGTTTGACGCTTTACCCCTATTTTTATAAAGATAAGTGATAATAATTTTATTTAATGTGTTGGTAACAACCTTATCCGAAGTAAATAATATGTAGCAATGATCTTACCGGAAGTTTACAGAGAAAAATCGCCCCTGTCAGACAAAGACTGTTTTGTTGTTTTTGACCGGAGGAAAACCAGTTTCACCTTCCCGGTACATGTGCACCCGGAATATGAGATTAATTTTGTGTCCGGGGCTACCGGTGCGCAACGGGTGATCGGCGATTCGGTGGAAACGATCGGCGATAAGGACCTGGTGTTTATCGCCAACCCCGAACTCAAGCATGCCTGGATGGACGGCCAGTGTAAGCTGACCAATATCCACGAGATCACTATCCAGTTCCATCCGCAGTTGATAGAACAAAACCTGAATAAAAATCAGTTTCAAAGCCTGAAACGCCTGTTTAAGAGCGCCGCCAGGGGCCTGTGTTTTGGCCCTTCCGCTATTGAGAAGATCCAGCCATTGCTGCAGGTCATTACCATGGAAAACGACGGTTTTTATTCAGTCATGCGCTTATTTATCCTGCTTTACGAATTATCAAAAAGTACCGATTGCCGGGAACTGGCCAGTGGCGAGCCCCCCGAGGTAAGCCGTAATGTAGAGTTGCTGAACCGGCTGCATGAGTATGTGACCGGCCATATTACAGAAACCATCCGGATCGATGATATTGCTGCTGCGTTGAATATGAGCCGCTCCACCTTTGCCCGCTTTTTAAATGCGCAAACAAAGATGAGTTTTACCGACTATTTGCTGGATTGCCGGGTCAAAACAGCTATCCTTTTATTAAAAACGGGAGCTTCTATCCAGAGCGTTTCCAATCAGTGTGGCTTTAACAGCGTGTCCTATTTCTACCGCGTCTTTAAAAAGGCCAATGGAATAAATCCCGCCGAATACAGGGATAATTACAAAAAGCAAAAATTGGTGATCTAGCGCCAGATGGAAATGTAGAATGTAAAATATTGATAAGGAATGTAGGAGGGGCGGTACAATTCTCGAATCCGTTGCAATAGATAGGGAAGCTAAAAATTATTTTTTGCCCGCTGATCTGTACAGATTTTCTTCTGCGCACATCAGCGTCAATCTGCGGGCCAATAATTAATGCTCTTATGAGCAAATTGTTCAAATCGAATGAGTTTACTGTACAATCAACCCTCTTTTTTCATGATTTAAATCATCCCGAATGATCACGCCAGTTTTTTGCTTACCTGTTTAAACTCGTCTAAAAATCAGCAGTGTAAAGGCTTTTGCCGGAAAGCTGGTATTTACAAATACAGAGATGAAAATGAGTTATTAGTTCAATAATGTTGGCTTTATATTGAAAGAGACTTCATAGGGGGCGCCCTATTTTTACTTCCTATTTTTTCACCAAATAAGCCATATGTATGAAAAAACTAATACTCATACTGCTATTAGGAACTGTTTGCCACTTTGGATGGGCACAGGAACTTCAAATTAAAGGAACGGTGCGGGATAAGGACAATAATCCCCTTTCCGGCGCCACCGTAACGGTAAAAGGAACGAATACCGCCACCGTAACGGATCAGAACGGAAATTTTAGCGTAGGCGCTACAAAAGGGCAAACGCTGGAGTTTTCTTATTCAGGAATGGAAACCACAGATGTAGCCATTAAGAACAACGAAGCCATAACGGTTTTGCTGCAGGGTAGCAGTAAAAACCAAATGGAAGAAGTAGTGGTGATCGGGTACGGTACCATTAAGAAAAAAGACCTTACCGGAGCAGTGGCTGCGGTAACGGGTAAGGACCTGCAGGCTAATTTGGCAAAGTCGGTTACCGGCGCCCTGCAGGGACGCATCGCCGGCGTAACGATTAGCAACGGAGGTGGGCAGCCTGGTGCCGGAATGAGCATCAACATTCGCGGGTTGAGCTCCCTGGGCAGTAACACGCCCTTATATGTAATTGATGGTGTTTTTGGCGATATTAATCTGGTAGATCCTAATGATATTGCCTCGATCGATGTGTTGAAAGATGCTTCGGCAGCAGCCATCTATGGTTCGCGCGCCGCCAGCGGGGTGGTAATTATTACCACCAAAGGAGGGCGCAGAAACAGTCCGACGGTTATTAGCCTCAATGCTTTTACCGGCGTGCAAAGCCTGCCTAAAAGAATGGACCTGATGAACGGCCCGCAATGGAAAGCTTTTATAAAGCAACAAGGAACATTACCTCCCCAGGCTGAGGCCATGAACAATAATACCGATTGGCAGGGTGAATCGTTTCATTCGGCTCCCATCAATAAGATCAATCTGGACATATCCGGTGGCGGCGAACATTCTACTTACAATGTTTCTGCAGGTTACCAGGATCAGCAGGGTATTTTAAAAACCACCGGCTATAAAGCGTTTAACGTCCGTGCTAAAAACACGTTTGACTTTTTCAACAATCATCTTCGCCTGGGAAATACATTTATAATAAAATCGGGCGACAGACAGTACTCAGATCTGACCATTACGGATATCCTGCGCCAAAACCCCCTGATGGCCATCTATGATTCTGCGAAGCCGAGCGGTTATGCAACCTATGCTCCGTGGATGAAAAATTTGGCTAACCCGGTGGGATGGCTCAACACACGGAATCAGCACCAGTATCAAACGGACATCATGTTGAATGGTTATGGCGAAGTGGATTTGTTTGTGAAAGGGCTGAAATACCGCTTGAATGTGGGGATTAGCCGCGGATTTGGCCGGGGATACCAACGGATGCTGCCCCTGGCAGATGGAACGGCCGTTAACCCATCGTATTTGGGAGAAAGCGCCGGTTTTGGCAACCAATGGCTCGTTGAAAACACGCTGCATTTTGACCGGGTCTTTGGTAAGCATAGCTTCAATGTATTAGCTGGTTATTCTGCCCAGGAAAATAAGGACCGGGCATTTAATGTATCGCGGGATAACCTGCCTGCAGGAACCGATGCTATCAATGCGGGTGCTTTGGATAACCAAAAAACCGGCGGCAGTTTGCAGGTGGCTTCCCTGGAATCGCAGTTTGGCAGGTTGGTTTACAGCTACGATAGCCGCTACCTGGTTACCGCATCGTTGCGCCGGGACGGCTCCTCCAAATTTGCCGAAGGGCATCGCTACGGGGTATTCCCTTCCTTTGCACTGGGATGGAACCTTTCTAACGAACGCTTCTTTGAAAGTTTGAAAAGTTCCATTAACGAATTCAAGATCAGGGCCAGCTATGGACGCCTGGGCAACCAGGATATTGCTAATTACAGTACACAGAGTTCGGTTACCAACGGAATCAACTATATACAAGGCAATGCGCTATGGAAAGGGGCCATTAATAATGTTATGTGGGTTTCACCGGTAGACCTTAGCTGGGAATCAACAACGACTCAAAACATAGGTTTGGATCTCGCTTTTTTGAAAAATAAGCTCACCGTAACCGCTGATTATTACCTGCGCCAAACGAGCGGCGTATTGTTATATATCCAACAAGCGCCCTCTTCCGGCCTGAAGGGGCAACCTTATATGAACGCAGGGGATATCGACAATAAAGGCTTTGAGTTTTTAGCCAATTATAGCGATGCCGTTGGTCAGTTGCATTACAATATTGGCATAAACGCCTCAACGGTTAAAAACAATGTAAAAGCGATAACGGTGGGTGGTAACAAGGAATTTTCAGGCGCGAACCCACGGGGAGAAGGCATCATCAACTGGGCCAGGATCGGCTACCCGATTGGTGGTTTTTGGCTGGTGAAAACAGATGGGCTGTTTCAGTCCGACGCGGAAGCACAGGCTTATAAAGATGCAAATGGCAACGTAATACAACCCAAGGCAAAGGCGGGTGATATAAAATATATCGACTTTAACGGCGATGGGAAAATTACCGATGGTGATGATGCACAGTATGCCGGCAGCCCTTTCCCTAAGTTAGCTTATGGCATTCGCGGGGGGCTGGATTATAAAGGAGTGGACCTGGCCTTTTTCTTTGATGGTATGTACGGGAATAAGATCTACAACTATACCCGGGCACGAATGGAGCAAACCAATGAGTTCAGAAACTATTCAACTGCGTTATTGAACTCCTGGACAACCAGCAATACCAATACCACTATTCCCCGCTATTCTCTTGCAGACGATAATGAGAATAGAAAGCGCACAAGCGACCGCTGGTTAGAGAATGGCTCTTTCTTCCGCCTCAAAACACTGGAAGTGGGCTACACCCTGCCTAAGCTATGGCTGAGCAAAGCCAGTTTAAAGAAAGCACGCGTTTTTGTAGCGGCAGATAACCTGTTTACGATTACCAAATACACGGGTTACACGCCGGATTTAGGCCGCAGCAACGGTGATAACGGTGACGATATCGGTGGCGTATTCGGCAATGGCGTTGATTATGGCCGTGCACCACTGGCACGCAGCATTGTGTTGGGTATACAAGCCAGTTTTTAACCGATAGGTAGAGAGGGCGTAAATAAATTTTTATCTATTAAAATACGATATAATGAAATTTTTGATCAAAAAATATACGGCTTTAGCAGTATTGGGGCTATCGCTTGCCGGCTGTAAAAAAGATTTTTTAAATAAAATAAACCCCAACTTTTCGGTGGAAGCTACGTTCTGGCAAACCGAAGCCGATGCGGTAAGTGCAATTCCTACTATTTATTCTCCCATCCGTAGTCAAATGGATGGTTACTACGGTGCCTGGTCCGGCTACCAAATGATGAACCGGGCCGATGACATGTGGATGCTGGCTGGTGAGGGAACAGAAGGGCCTACCTTTTATGTGCACTTCCTCAATACGGCCACCAGCCCAACCAACCAGTTTGGAAGTTTGTTCACGGGAGTGTCCAGAGCCAATACGTTTTTGAAAAACATTGGCCGGGTTTCCATGGATGAAACCAAAAAGAAAGCACTGATTGGTGAGGCCAGTTTTTTGCGCGGCATGTACTATTTCCTGCTGGCTGCCAATTATGGCGATGTCCCTTTGCGACTGCTGCCTGCAAGCGATCCGGGAGAGCTCAACAAACCCTCTTCGCCCGAAGCCGAGATTTGGAAACAGGTAATTGCCGATTTTAAGACGGCTAAGGACGCACTGCCGGTGAGCAGGCCCAGCAGCGAACAAGGCCGGGCTACCAAAGGTGCTGCCATAGCCTACCTGGGCAAGGCCCTGGTGTATACCAAACAATACGCAGAGGCGGAAACCGAGCTAAAAGCCCTGCTCAGCGCACCTTATAGCTATGACCTGGTGAACTTTGAAAATAATTTCATGGAAACCACCAAGTTTAATCAGGAGTCAGTCTTTGAGCTGCCGTATAATGCTTACTTAGGCGGAGGAGGCCGCTGGGGCGGCGATGAACCCAACGGCTACCTGGGTTTTGTACTGCCCAATTTTTGCGGACCTGCAGGGTCCGGCGCCTGGTTCAAATTAGTGCCTGGTATTTCTATGGTGCGCGATTTTGTAAGCGAAGAGCGCCCGGCCGGTTCCGATACCCGGTTTGACAAGCGCATGTACACCAGCTTTTTTTGGAAATACTCTGATTACGAAACGGGGCTGACCGACGGCAAATGGTTCGGCGACCATGACTTTGATTATTTTTGGCAGGAAGGACAAGGAAAATGGATCATGAACCCGGGCTTGGTTTATCCGGACATAAATACAGCAACAGGGAAGAAACCGGGCCGTTTCCTGCTTAAAAAATATACCAACTTTTATATAAACAAAGAAGGCTCCAACAGCCATTACGATAATGCAAACTGTAACAACAACCTGCGGATAATTCGTTTTGCTGAAGTATTGTTGCTGCATGCAGAAGCCTGTGCCCAAAACGGAAATACAGCCGGGGCGGCTGCCGACTTAAAGCGGATTCGCGACCGGGCCGGATTAGCCAATAAAACCTGGGGCAGCAAGGATGAATTGATGACAGAAATCATCAAGCAAAATGAGCTGGAGTTTTTCTTCGAAGGGCATCGCTTCTTTGACCTGAAACGCTGGTATACCCCTGCCCAAATGAAACAGATTTTGGTTAACAACCAACAACAGGGCGCTGAAAACTTCCAGCCTAAACATTATTATATACCTATTCCGCAAAGCGAATTGAATACCAATACGAGTATGCAACAACATCCGCTGTGGAAATAATATTAGAGGATATGTGCGCTACAGGTAACCTGGCTACAATGCTGCCTGTAGCGTGCATTTCACCGCTATCAACTTAATGATCTTACCCGATGATTTGTAGCGCGTTTATTCACAATTAGAATTGTAAACGATCAGGAAGAACGATCTGACGCCATTCTTTTTTTTGACCGCGCACGCAAAGAAACCGACCGTTTAAAAACAACATCCGGTATGCCTACTATTCTCCCTTGTTATTCAAAAAGAAATATGCTATTGTCCGGTCTGCTGACTGGCCTGGTATTATTCATTTTTTCCTGCACGCGCAACAGGGATGTCGCTCCTGCAGAAATGACCTCCAAACAATCGCTAAGTGCCCTGGCCGACAAAGGCCTGCTGCTGAATACCATTAGCAAGGAGGGTGATGTTTATATTTTCAATTTTGAACAAACCGACCCGCTCCGCCTCCCGCAACAGGACATTGCCACCATAGCCGCGGACCCCGCGCACTGGCGTACTACCCTTACTTTTAGCAACGGAACCACACTGGTACTTCCTACAAAAGGGGACAACCTTGATTATATAGTAGAAGATATAAAGCTCAATCCGTCGGGCTACAACCCACTCGCCGCCTTGGTGAATGTACTGCTGCCCACCTATGGCAGGGTAAAAGTAACCGTACACGGCAAAAATGGAGAAACGGGCACCATTAGGCACTTATGCCATGAGGATATTCCACGTCAGAGCGTGCCTGTTTTTGGCCTGTATGCAGACTATGACAATGTAGTGGATCTTACTTTTACTGACCGGGATGGCCGGGAGCGGGGCAGCACAACGGTCCACATCCGTACAGCCCCACTTGTTATACAGGATTTTCCCCAATGGAAACTGATAAAAACGCAGCCGGAAAAAATGGAACCCGGTATAAATCTCATTAGCTATCCCGGAATGTCGGAAACAGATGTATCGCTGCCCTATATAGTCGATAATGAAGGGGAATTGCGGTGGTTATTGCTGTTGAAATCATCGCCCGACCTGCAGAAGCTTTCCGCTTCCATTGGCTTAAAACGCACAAAGAACGGTACTTTTATTGCCGGAGATCAGGAGCGGCCACGCATTGTGGAGATCGATATGTTTGGTAACCTCCTGCATCAATGGGATCTTCAAAAACTGGGCTATACCTTCCATCATGAGGTTACGGAGGCGGCTAACGGTAACTTTTTAATTAATGTTACCAAAACAAGTGCGCACCTGGCAAACGGACAGCCCCGCGTGTATGATCATATGATCGAATTAGACCCGTTAAATGGTACGGTTGTAAAAGAATGGGACCTGGCAAAAATGGCCGATACGACACGTTACCAGAAGCCGGATGGTATTACGCCGCCACAATTTTCTCAAAGCCCTACCAACTGGGCACATAACAATTCTATAAAAGAGATGGGAGATAATATACTGGCAACCATGCGGTACCAGGGTATTATTAATTTTACGCGCGCCGGAGCAACAAGATGGATCATTTCTCCACACAAATACTGGAGCGCACCCTACCAGTCTTTATTGTTAAATCCAATTGATGAAAGCGGCCATGCAATAACAGATCCGGCGGTCATAAATGGTGACGCGTCGGTACCGGGGTTCGACTGGCCCTGGGGACCGCACACGCCGGTGGTATTATCCAATGACGATATTCTGGTGTTTGATAATGGGTATAACCGCAACTGGGTGCCCAATTTTGGTTCAGGCGCCATTAATTATAGCCGGGTGGTGGAATACCGGATCGATGAAGATAAAAAAACAGTGCAGCAGGTTTGGTCCTATGGCAAAGAGCGGGGCACCGGCTGCTTTTCGCAGGCGCTTTCAGGCGTACAGTTCCTGCCACAGACAAAGCATGTGTTATTTTGCCCGGGAATGGGCGTACCCACCTCCATTGGATCGGGGGGGCGTGTAGTGGAAATAAATCCCCAGACAAAAGAAGTAATCTTTGAAATGGAAATTGCAACAGGTAATGGCACGGGCTTTCACAGGGTTACCCGCATGCCGTTGTACCCGGATACTATTTAAAGATTTTTGTCGGGAAGCCTTACTGACAGGAACCGGTTGACGGCGATAGTGTAGATTGAAATGAAAGAGAATCAGATAGATTGAATATTATGAAGGATCAGTTTCACCAACAATTAGAAGCACTTTTAAAAGAACAGACCCAGCTCCTCGCTGCAAAAAACCATCCCTGTTCCTCCTACAACGGATATGTGCAACGCTTTCGGAACCCCGTGCTTACGGCCGCGCATACGCCGTTGTTCTGGCGTTATGATTTAAATCCGGCCACGAACCCCTTGCTGCTGCAGCGTTTTGGGGTCAATGCGGTATTTAATTCAGGAGCCATTAAATGGAAGGGAAAGTATTTAATTTTTGCTAGGGTGGAAGGGTACGACCGAAAATCGTTTTTTGCCATTGCTGAGAGCCCGAATGGGATAGACAATTTTAAATTTTGGGATTACCCGGTACGGTTGCCCGAAATTGACAGCAGGGAAACGAATGTGTATGATATGCGTTTAACAGCACATGAAGACGGGTGGATCTATGGCATTTTTTGTTCGGAACGCAGAGACGAAACCGCTCGTCCCGGAGACCTGTCCAGCGCTATTGCCGCCACAGGAATTGTACGTACCCGGGATTTTTGTTCCTGGGAACGCTTGCCCAATCTTAAGTCCAAAAACCATCAGCGGAATGTAGTGCTGCACCCGGAATTTGTAAAGGGCAAATATGCGTTATACACGCGCCCCCAGGAGGGGTTTATAGATGCCGGCAAGGGAGGAGGTATTTGCTGGACGCTGATAGACGATATAAACAACGCGGTTATAGAAACCGAACAACTGGTTGAGGAGCGATTGTATCATACCATCAAAGAGGCAAAGAACGGAGAAGGGCCTCCGCCGATTAAAACCCACAAGGGATGGTTGCATCTAGCACATGGTGTAAGACAATGCGCTTCCGGCCTCCGCTACGTCTTATATCTCTATCTTACCGACCTGGCGGCACCCGAAAAACTGATCGCCAGCCCGGCAGGATATTTTATGGCCCCAGAGGCTGAGGAGCGTATTGGTGACGTATCCAATGTATTGTTCGCAAACGGATGGATCGCAGATGCCGACGGAAAAGTAGTCATCTACTATGCTTCCTCCGACACAAGGATGCATGTGGCAACCTCCACGATTGACCGATTATTGGATTACTGTCTGCACACCCGCCCGGATGGTTTAAAATCTTCCGCTTCAGTTAAAGCTATATCCGATATTATAACAGCAAATAAAAAATATTTAGCATTGCAAAGTGTGTGAGCAACAACTCGTCCATATGAGTACTATTAAATTAAAAGAAAAAATTGCATACGGTTTGGGAGACGCGGCTTCTTCTATGTTCTGGAAAATTTTCGGGATGTATGCCCTGTTTTTTTATACGGATGTATTGGGCATTACCTCGGCGGCGGCAGGCACCATGTTTCTGATCGCGCGCATCTGGGATTCGTTTTTTGATCTGGGCGTGGGCATTATGGCCGATCGTACCCGAACAAAATGGGGCCGGTACCGGCCTTACCTGTTATGGTTTGCTATACCTTTCTCCGTCATGGGGGCCATTACTTTTTTTGTTCCGGATTTTGGAGCAACCGGAAAGCTGGTTTATGCGTATGCAACCTATTCCTTAATGATGATCATTTATTCTTTAATAAATGTACCGTATGCTTCCCTGCTGGGCGTGTTATCATCCGATTCGCAGGAGCGTAATATTCTCTCCTCCTACCGGATGTCCTTTGCTTTTATCGGAAGCTTTATCACGTTTATGCTGTTGCAGCCCCTGGTTGATGGTTTTGCAGATGCCTTTGGATCAGAAAATGGCAGCGGCACGTCGCTAACGGTACATACCGGTATCAGTACCGCGCCCATTGGATGGACTCTGGCCGTGGCGTCAATCGGAGCGCTCTGCACGGTGCTGTTCTTTCTTTGTTTCCGGTGGACAAAAGAAAGGACGATTGCTGATATACCTGAAAATAGTGCGGAAAAAGGAACGATCCGGCAGGATTTAAAAGAACTTTTTAACAACGCACCCTGGTGGGTCCTGGTTGCTACCGGCTTGGCGGCATTATTATTTAATGCGGTGAGGGACGGTGTTGCTATCTATTATTTCAGGGATTATGTAAAGCTGAGTTATAAAATGCCTGTTACGGGTTGGGACAGTACCACTATTTATTTTCTCATTGGGCAGGCCGCTAATTTGATTGGAGTGATGCTGGCGCCCCGGATCTCGTTAAAGTACGGAAAGAAGAGGACCTATATGGCGGCAATGGCCCTGGCGGGGATACTGAGCGTTATTTTCTTTTTTATTCCGGATCATTTTGG
Proteins encoded in this region:
- a CDS encoding glycoside hydrolase family 130 protein; translated protein: MKDQFHQQLEALLKEQTQLLAAKNHPCSSYNGYVQRFRNPVLTAAHTPLFWRYDLNPATNPLLLQRFGVNAVFNSGAIKWKGKYLIFARVEGYDRKSFFAIAESPNGIDNFKFWDYPVRLPEIDSRETNVYDMRLTAHEDGWIYGIFCSERRDETARPGDLSSAIAATGIVRTRDFCSWERLPNLKSKNHQRNVVLHPEFVKGKYALYTRPQEGFIDAGKGGGICWTLIDDINNAVIETEQLVEERLYHTIKEAKNGEGPPPIKTHKGWLHLAHGVRQCASGLRYVLYLYLTDLAAPEKLIASPAGYFMAPEAEERIGDVSNVLFANGWIADADGKVVIYYASSDTRMHVATSTIDRLLDYCLHTRPDGLKSSASVKAISDIITANKKYLALQSV
- a CDS encoding MFS transporter, which gives rise to MSTIKLKEKIAYGLGDAASSMFWKIFGMYALFFYTDVLGITSAAAGTMFLIARIWDSFFDLGVGIMADRTRTKWGRYRPYLLWFAIPFSVMGAITFFVPDFGATGKLVYAYATYSLMMIIYSLINVPYASLLGVLSSDSQERNILSSYRMSFAFIGSFITFMLLQPLVDGFADAFGSENGSGTSLTVHTGISTAPIGWTLAVASIGALCTVLFFLCFRWTKERTIADIPENSAEKGTIRQDLKELFNNAPWWVLVATGLAALLFNAVRDGVAIYYFRDYVKLSYKMPVTGWDSTTIYFLIGQAANLIGVMLAPRISLKYGKKRTYMAAMALAGILSVIFFFIPDHFGWILLLQTLISICAGYVLPLLWSMFADIVDYNELRTNRRTAGLIFSSSSMSQKLGWAVGSALTGWLLFLFGYDKGLAEQTMHTVLGERMMISLLPAVCCVMAFISMLFYPLSEKKVKEIAAQLKERHAAHAPEAS